A section of the Homalodisca vitripennis isolate AUS2020 unplaced genomic scaffold, UT_GWSS_2.1 ScUCBcl_9798;HRSCAF=18413, whole genome shotgun sequence genome encodes:
- the LOC124374729 gene encoding uncharacterized protein LOC124374729 has product MAVSYPNIKLLPLHLLPRQVYTSHGLHFNKKGKVRIAEMVNKLMQIKGPHQNPADATKVPSNMIQHRNGGGIIVVEEEMSKVIERYNNDPTVGLAHTVSRDFQMSAGVAVVFRKKFGRPQMSDLIFQNLAYQQVNEGLSVYSLVTKEMYYGKPTNEEYDTAFQQLKIDFQTRGLKVLICSAMGCVRDLIQPQHFVDRISEFQKATGATVYIVSYNQEVKRKLWRGMSHEEFVKTLRQLIADRMEREQSSAPEENKAEDRSATPDINSAQASGSSNEFTPPALVP; this is encoded by the coding sequence ATGGCAGTGAGTTATCCAAACATTAAACTGCTTCCACTCCATCTTCTTCCAAGGCAAGTCTACACATCTCACGGTCTTCACTTTAACAAAAAAGGGAAAGTCAGAATAGCTGAAATGGTTAATAAATTAATGCAAATCAAAGGACCTCACCAAAACCCAGCCGATGCAACAAAAGTTCCGTCCAATATGATCCAACATCGCAATGGTGGCGGGATCATAGTTGTGGAAGAAGAGATGAGTAAAGTTATAGAACGGTATAATAATGATCCTACTGTAGGTCTAGCACACACAGTTTCCCGTGATTTTCAAATGTCTGCAGGTGTGGCTGTTGTGTTTCGAAAGAAATTCGGTCGCCCTCAGATGTCTGACCTCATTTTTCAAAATCTAGCATATCAGCAAGTCAATGAAGGGCTTTCAGTGTATAGTTTGGTGACAAAAGAGATGTACTATGGCAAGCCGACCAATGAAGAATATGATACAGCTTTTCAACAACTAAAAATAGATTTTCAAACTAGAGGCTTAAAAGTGCTGATATGCTCTGCCATGGGTTGCGTTAGGGATTTGATCCAGCCACAGCACTTTGTTGATAGAATAAGCGAGTTTCAGAAGGCAACAGGAGCTACAGTCTATATAGTATCCTATAACCAAGAAGTGAAACGTAAACTGTGGCGTGGGATGTCACATGAGGAGTTCGTGAAGACGTTACGACAACTGATTGCTGACCGAATGGAACGAGAGCAGAGTTCAGCGCCTGAAGAGAACAAGGCTGAGGACCGATCAGCAACTCCTGACATCAACTCTGCCCAGGCCTCAGGATCCAGCAATGAATTCACTCCCCCTGCTTTGGTCCCCTGA